The DNA window AAAGTAACTCCGAAGAATCCAGCAAGTCTTTCTACCAGGGACTTCTGTTTCTGCTTATCTTCTGTTTCATCCTCATCCAATAGAAAGATCGCGTCACTGTAAGTTTCCACTACAGCCCCCAGATCAGCCTTCTCAAAGAGATATCTGTCATTTAACAGTTCCTGGCCTTCCTTTTCCTCCTCTTTGTAATGTTCCCGAAGTCGGACATAAAATTCCGCAAATGCCGCCGTCCGATAGGGACTGGAATAAAATATTTCTGAAAGACCTAATGTTAAGCCGCCCAGCATGATCCAGCCAAAGTAGCTGATTTCCAGCAGAAAGCACTCCCACTTATGCCCTTTCATCATCCGCCTGGATAAAGTCACCGCCTGCCTGGGAGGCACATCTGGATTTTCCGCCGCGATATACGGCACCAGGAAGTAGGAATAATGCTTGACTATCCCTCCAACGATGGTCAGCCCCCAGAGGATCTGGTACAGCGAAGCTATAAACATGGTACAGGAAACTTTTACCCAGCGTTTTACCCTGAGCAAAAACAGCAGGCGCTGGGGAGATACCTTCTCATAGGTACGCCCTTCCAGAAATATCCTGCTTACGATTACTGTAAACATGTTGGTGAAGAAAAACCACCACAAAAACGCAAATAAAAAGCTGGCGATGATAAAAAGAACCAACGTTGCTTCCGTTGACCGGACTACAGAACGTACCGCCATAAGCGCCGTCGCGATCATCTCTCCCGATTCAATCTGGTTGACCGCCGCGGCCAACACCCCTCTGCTTCTTCCTAACACAGCGTTCTCACTATCAGAGTCTTCCGCTTGCTTTTCTAATTCCCTGGAAGCGGCCCTGCTTTCTTCCTTCTCTCCCATGACCGCTTCCGCGATCACCGTGCTCATTTCTGGCTTCTCCGGCACGACTCCGGTAGAGACCTCCTGGACGGCCGCTTCTT is part of the Lachnospiraceae bacterium KGMB03038 genome and encodes:
- a CDS encoding DUF975 family protein; the protein is MRVKRKELKRQARRSLKRHYWFFVVLCLAASYLGSETTGSIGAVFTPSEEAAVQEVSTGVVPEKPEMSTVIAEAVMGEKEESRAASRELEKQAEDSDSENAVLGRSRGVLAAAVNQIESGEMIATALMAVRSVVRSTEATLVLFIIASFLFAFLWWFFFTNMFTVIVSRIFLEGRTYEKVSPQRLLFLLRVKRWVKVSCTMFIASLYQILWGLTIVGGIVKHYSYFLVPYIAAENPDVPPRQAVTLSRRMMKGHKWECFLLEISYFGWIMLGGLTLGLSEIFYSSPYRTAAFAEFYVRLREHYKEEEKEGQELLNDRYLFEKADLGAVVETYSDAIFLLDEDETEDKQKQKSLVERLAGFFGVTLFYSANEQEYEEWVKKRIKVESLRDAISGRSYPLRMSAIPEHMKRNRLEMINYFRRYSLWSLIVMFFAFSFIGWLWEVSLHLINDGVFVNRGVLHGPWLPIYGCGGVLILVFLNRLRKNPLAEFGATVVLCGCVEYFSSLYLEIAHNGQRWWDYSGYFLNLNGRICAEGLLVFGLGGLAIVYVLAPLLDNMIRRVKGRALVCASLVLTVLFAGDTAYSMVHPNAGKGITDYKKAESECPYLEKGEMKDVLLSCANGRDYYLCLPRRLS